The following DNA comes from Weissella koreensis KACC 15510.
ACGTAACAATTGATACATCCATCATTTGAAGTTAAATTCAATTAATAATATAAAAGCACTAACAATTAAATTATAAAAAACATCCTCGCTAGTACCTAATTCTGATATTTAATTTTCTTAAACCATTTCCTGCTTTAATTCTAAGACGTACCCAATGGTATCAAAAGCTATTTTGAACTTTCCCTATCTTTTTCCAATTTTCTATTCTTATAAAATTTGCGTACAGTCCACGCATTTACCAACACAATTGGCCAGAAATATGAACCCTCTAATTTAAAACCACCATTGCTCATCTCAATCAAAATAGGTTCATTATTAAAGTAAACAGCTATCAACGCCATTATGGTTAAAATAATTGAAATTATGAACCAAAATAATACTTTTTTCATGTGCTATTCCTCCTTACACCAAGGTTAATTCAACAGAGAATCAATTACAAATATATAACTAACAATGAGCATAAATTAATAATTACTTCTGTTTCGTTTATGATTAACTTTAAATAAGCAAAACAAAACAAAAAACACATAGCCCCTACTTCGCAAAAAGTTAGGATATGTGTAAAACTGAAAATAACTATTACTAGCTCTTTCCGGTATTAATTATAACAGAACTAAATATGATCTAAAACTGTTTCGCTTTTAGACAAAGGAATTACAGAATAACATAAGATAAGTATTCAAAGATTCAAAAGTGTAAATAATTTTGTTCCAATTGGCTATACAGTTTAAACTTGATAACACATCATTATTTAATAAATATCTGAAATACCTTATTTCAGACAATAAACGTGACATGATGTATCTATTTTACTTTTACATCAATAAAATCAAAACTACAGACAAATCTTTTTCCAGTTCGGTATCGTGAGATATAATGTCCATCTCATCAAAAGAATCTTGAATTCTTTCCTGGTGATGCTGTATGGATAAATGGGTTTCCTGTAACAAATCCCAACAGCCATGTCAGTAACATACTTAGAGTGATTTATTACTACCTTATTATCTTTACTATTATTACTTAACTTACGAGTCAACACATCGTGTTTGCCGTTATAATAACGATCTAACTTATCGAATCGTTTCTTGCTATGAGCTTGTTTTCGCAATATAAAGTCTAATAATTCAAGACTAGGATTATTAACGTCCCCTGCCAATTCTCTATCAATTGGAAATCCCAAAATGTTACTCCTAACCAAAAAGGCCAGACGGTTTGTCTGACACTTTTACTGTTCTATTCTTATAAAGAACCATGAATACAAAGTAACGTATTGCGTCCATACTATGATCATGTTCTTTAACTGGCTTATCTTCACCACGTTTTCTGCGGTTACGTCCCAAATTATTCGTTAAAAAATAATTCTTCAAGGGCTTCAGTTGTCACCTTAGAAACATTAATATTTTGCTTCTTAGCAATGTTATTTAAATATTCTGGAATAGATATATTACGTCTAACTGTCTTTGAACGACCTTTTCTATACTCTTTCATATCATACGCAACAATAATAACTTTGGTATTTTCTTCTGATTCCCATTCTTCTAAATCAATATCAAATAAGTTACTTGGTTCTGGATAGTCGGTTTTTTCTTCCAACATTAATCCGACTGCATCTTGAGCCATTCTTACAGCATCTTGATAATCCGATCCAAAGGTAGAAGCTCCTACGTCCGGAATGCGTACATTTACAGCTCCATCTTCCTCGGAAAAAACAGTGGGATAAAATAATAACGTATTTTTTGTCATAATTATATACAGCAAAACAAACAAGGTTATTTCAACCCCGCTTGCTTTAAGATGCTACTTTCAGTTCCTTTTGGTATTTCTCTTCAGCTGGTGTGATATGGTACAACAGCAATCTTTCCAGTAGCCTTATTTTCAAATTTTTTATGACTTACCTCTTTGAAACCATTATCTTCCAGCTTTTTAATCATCTTACGAACTGACAACGGCACCTTGCTAACTCCTTTCCATAATTTATAATTATAGCATACACAACTATACACACAGATTCGATCTTTTTTTAAATATATTCCCAAACTAAATAGCCGATATTTCCATTTACCCTGGATAAATACCGACTATACATTTATAAAGTTAACAATTAAACTATTATTGTTTATAGAATTCATCAATATTATTAAAAATAAGAATATTGTTTACAATGTTCGTATTAAAAAATATACTAAAATTCCAATCCATAGTCCACTAATCAAATATTCCATATTAATTCCAATATGATATATTTCATAAGTCGGATATTTTATACCACTAATTTGAATCGCTATAGTAACAACCAGAACTATTAAAGAGCTGGTTATTGCCATCATCATCACATCATTTAATTCCCTTCTGCTTTTTTTGTCATTTAGAATACGCTTCATAATGTTTGTACTTGTTATAGATATTAATACTCCAAACATGCCAACATAGAATCCAAAAACGATAGATACAAAAGTTACTATAGAATTCATTTCATCTTTAATTCCACTCATAGAAAAGATATTAAATTTAAAATTATAAATAAATATTCCAATAAATATAGATATAACTATTGGCATTACTTTAAATTTATTCATAGTATCACCTCTTTTCTCTAATCCCTTATATCCTCTTTTATTGTATTAGGTGTAAAAACGGTTTGCATCTTTATTCTTATCATATGTAGGCTTTACGTAAATCATCTATAAACTTCCATCTTCGCTTACCACTCATAAAATAATATTCTTGAAAGTAAAGTCCATCTGTATTTTTATATGCGTATTTCATCGCCCTAACATCTTTTCTAATCTGCAAAATTTAAAATATTCTTCATTTCTTCAATGTATTTCTTTTCATATTTTGTAAATTCTGAATCGTTTTGCATTTTTTGAATTAATGAACTCAAATAAAAACCTTTTAATGTTGTTCCCTTGCTGTTATAAATTTATCCAGCCAACCACTCATATGATCCATCTCCTTTTCTGTTTAATTTGTTAATTGAATTAATAAATTCATTTACGAAAAGTACAATATATTGTACTATAAATACATACGAAATAAACCTATATATAACGCGCTTGCACTTTTTATAGTATGACAGCTAAAGCTTTCTTGTTATATTTCTAGGTTTTATTTGTTATTCAAAATAATTAATTGTCTTAACAAACGTTATAGTACAACCTTTTGTGATTATTATAAAGGGTTAATTTCAATCAATTGTACTTTTATTAGAAATACCGGAGTGAATTAAAAATGTCTCTTTTAGATATAACTAAAAAAACAGCTAAAGAACGTGGCTTATCCCTTACAGATGTAGCAACAAAAGCAGGAATTGCACAAAAATCAATTTATCAATGGAAGACGGTTACACCGAAAGTTGATACTTTGAAAGCTGTTGCAGATGTATTAGGAGTAACTACCGATTATCTTTTAGGGACCACAGATGAAAAAAATCCCCATCGAGCTGATGAGGATGGCATGGAAGAATTTTACAGAATAGATCTCTCTCGTGTCCCAAAGTCAGAAAGAGACACGATTAAAAAAGCGTTAGATAAATATACACGTTTCCTCTTAGATGATATGTGGAAATAATATATATGCTAGATACTCAATTTAAATCATTATTCAATAAATCAGCATCCTTAGCATTAAAAGTGGCAATTTTTACTGATACAAAAGTTGACTTAATAACATGGGAAAACTATGTCCAACTTAAACTTAGAAATAAAAATAGGTGAAGAGTATTTCCCATATGAAATTAAAGACTTTTTATCTGGTAAGACTGTCTATAAAAATGGTCAACCAAGAATTGGAATAAACCCATACCTGCCTATAACTCGTCAGCCTTTCACTCTATCTCACGAATTGAGCCACTATATTTTACATATAAATAATAATTTATTTCAATCTCAAAACTTTAATAGTTTGATTAACGATGAATTTAATGGACGAAATTTAGAAGAACAAGAAGCTGATACGTTAGTAAGCTATATAATGGTTAATCCGTATGCTTTTATGCGTGCATTCGCTCTCAAAAACAATTAGGATGACATAACAGAATATTTTGAAATGTCCTCCACTGCTCTTTATCATCGAGTAATGTATTATCATGTTTCTCAAAAAGAGTGCGATTTTTATGAATCACAACGCATTATTAAAAACTATGAAAATGGTAATTATGATGAGTTGTCTTCTATGCTATATATGGATATAAATAATTTAATCGATTATGCTGGTAGTTCTGAATTCGATTTGATTTCTGAATCTACATTTGAAATTATAAGTTAATATCATGTGCTAAGCATCCACAATAAAAGGCTCAAGGAGTAGGTATTATGAGTAAGAAGATCACTGACGAGAACGGAAACACATACGTTCAAAAGAAGCCTTTTTATAAGCGCGTCTAGTTCTGGATATTAGCAATCATTGTTGTAGCAATTATTGCTTCAAGTATGGGTGGAGATTCAGATGATAATAGTTCAAATGGATCATCACAAGCTGCTGATTCAAGTATTAGTAATGATTCTGAATCTAGTTCAGAATCAGAAAGTGACTCATCAGTTCCAACTGAATATAAATCAGCATTAAACAAAGCTAAGTCGTATTCATCTATGATGAACATGTCTAAGGCAGGTATTTACGACCAATTAACCGCTGATGCTGGTGAACAATTTAGTGCTGTAGCTGCACAATATGCAATTGATAATTTAGATGCTGATTATAATAAAAATGCTCTGAAGAAAGCAAAGTCATACCAAGATGATATGTCAATGTCTCCAGATGCAATCCAAGAACAATTAACTTCTGACGCTGGAGAAAAATTCACTCCAGAAGAAGCAGCTTATGCTATTCAACATTTGAACGATTAATCCACTTCCCGCCTCTGGCGGGATACATATACGTGTTTAAAATTCACGATAAACTTTTTAAGGAGTAGTTAGTTATGAATGAAGAAAATAGTAAAGTAACGCCGCAAGAAGTTAAAGGATGGAGTTGGGGAGCCTTTATGTTTAGTTGGATCTGGGGATTTGGAAACAAGTCTTATCTAACATTTTTTACATTAATTCCTATCTTTGGTTTCATTTGGCGTTTCGTTTGCGGATTCAAAGGAAACGATTGGGCTTGGAAAAAAGGTAATTATTCATCTGTTGATGAATTTAAAAAAGTTCAGTCTACTTGGAATCGTGCTGGATTG
Coding sequences within:
- a CDS encoding phage portal protein; translated protein: MVRSNILGFPIDRELAGDVNNPSLELLDFILRKQAHSKKRFDKLDRYYNGKHDVLTRKLSNNSKDNKVVINHSKYVTDMAVGICYRKPIYPYSITRKEFKILLMRWTLYLTIPNWKKICL
- a CDS encoding type II toxin-antitoxin system HicB family antitoxin — encoded protein: MTKNTLLFYPTVFSEEDGAVNVRIPDVGASTFGSDYQDAVRMAQDAVGLMLEEKTDYPEPSNLFDIDLEEWESEENTKVIIVAYDMKEYRKGRSKTVRRNISIPEYLNNIAKKQNINVSKVTTEALEELFFNE
- a CDS encoding type II toxin-antitoxin system HicA family toxin, translating into MPLSVRKMIKKLEDNGFKEVSHKKFENKATGKIAVVPYHTS
- a CDS encoding helix-turn-helix domain-containing protein translates to MSLLDITKKTAKERGLSLTDVATKAGIAQKSIYQWKTVTPKVDTLKAVADVLGVTTDYLLGTTDEKNPHRADEDGMEEFYRIDLSRVPKSERDTIKKALDKYTRFLLDDMWK
- a CDS encoding ImmA/IrrE family metallo-endopeptidase translates to MSNLNLEIKIGEEYFPYEIKDFLSGKTVYKNGQPRIGINPYLPITRQPFTLSHELSHYILHINNNLFQSQNFNSLINDEFNGRNLEEQEADTLVSYIMVNPYAFMRAFALKNN
- a CDS encoding Ltp family lipoprotein encodes the protein MLAIIVVAIIASSMGGDSDDNSSNGSSQAADSSISNDSESSSESESDSSVPTEYKSALNKAKSYSSMMNMSKAGIYDQLTADAGEQFSAVAAQYAIDNLDADYNKNALKKAKSYQDDMSMSPDAIQEQLTSDAGEKFTPEEAAYAIQHLND